A region of the Candidatus Nanosynbacter lyticus genome:
GCACACGGAGTTTGATATTCAATATTCAATAGGTCAGGTGATGGATAAATTTAGTAACAGCCGAGTGATTTTGAGCTGTTTCTCATCACAAGTGCACCGCTTGCAATTGATTTTGGAAGAAGCACACAAGCACGGCCGTAAGGTGGCGTTTGCTGGTTTTTCGATGATTCAGAACTTGGAGGTAGCACTACGTTCAGGCACTATTAAGATTCCAAAAGACACCGTTATGAAGATGGAGGATATCATCAAGTTACCAGACAGCCAGGTCACGGTGGTTTGTACTGGTTCGCAGGGTGAGTTTAATGCCGTGTTGAGCCGTATGGCGACTGGCGCGCATAAATACATGAAGATCAAGGGCTCTGATGTGGTGGTGTTTAGCTCCAATCCGATTCCGGGCAACGAGAAAAACGTAGTGCGAACAGTTGATGGCTTGATGCGCGAAGGTTCTAGTGTGATTCAGAACGGCAAGACACACTTGACGGGGATTGGGCCGCTGCACTTGTCGGGACATGGTTATTATGATGATCACGTCAAGTTGATTAATGCGTTGAACCCAACGTACTATATGCCAATTCACGGCGAATTTCATATGTTGGTTTATAATGCTCGGTTGGCAGAAGAGGAGTGTGGTATTCCGCGGAAGAATATCTTTGTGTGTGACGCTGGCGATATTATTGAAATTGACGTTGAACGGCAAGCTAAGAAAGCTGGTCGGATTCAGGCTGGCGGCGTGATGTATGATGATACCGGTGCTATTGTGTCTGAGGTGGTACTAAAAGACCGCATTCATATGTCTCAAGAGGGAATGTTTGTGGTGGTATTGACGGTGCAACGCGGCACCGGGCGGTTACTAACCAGTCCAGACATTATTTCCCGCGGCTTCATTTATCTGCGTGATTCTGAGGAATTGATGAACATGATTCGTCAGTATTTGAAGCAGAAGGCAGCGCGCAGTTTTTCTGGCAAGTATGACCTAGACGTTATCAAGAAGGAAATTAAGGATGAAGTCACACATATTTTGTACGATCAGACGCGCCGTACGCCAATTGTTATTCCGGTGATTAATGAAGTTGGCAGCTTAAAGACGGTAAAATCGACGACTGCTTCAGCTTCTCCGACTGCAAAATCCACGCCTCGCAACAAAAAATCTATTACTTCGGTGGAGGAGCCAAGGATGACTTTGCCAACCACGCCACGCCGTCGTTTTCCGCAGCGTCAAGTGCCTGACACTGAGGCGAATGACACGAAGGCTCGGGAGCGACAAGATTTTCGTCCCTACTAAATCCTCAGATTGATTTTACTGATAAATTATGCTATAATACAAAGTGTATTAAATTGATGTTTATATCTGTTAAGAAGTATAAAATCAGTGTATAATAAAAACGATTATGGCAAAAAAGCGAAAGAGCACGAAAAAGTCTACTCCTACCAAACCGCAACATAGTTTGCCGGTGGGTTTTTGGTCACAAGTAGGCGCGGTCTTATTGATCCTCTTGTCATTGCTATTGGTGGTTTCGTGGTTTGGTGTTGGTGGTCCAGTTCTTCAGTGGATTGATATGGCAACCATAAAGACAGTCGGCTACACTGCTTACACATTACCGATACTATTAATTTATTTGGCGGTAGAAACTTTCCGGGCAGAAGAGAATCGCTTACCTGCGGCGGTGAAGTTTGCGGCAGTTTTAGAGATTGTGTGGTTTTCAGGATTATTTGGGCTATTAAAGACGTCTTTACGACCAGATGCTGGTGGATTTGTAGGTGATATATTAAATACAGCCACACTTAAAATGGTAGATTCGGCAATTGCTGCAATATTTTACCTGGTGTTGGCGTTTATTACAGTTTTATTTATCACCCAAACATCACCATTTACTGTGTTTAGTAAATTGTGGCAAGCAATTAAAAGTAATAGCTTAGAGGATGATAACAATCGATCTATCATGAAGCAAGCGGCAAATCCTCAGTCGACAGAGGAAAATAAAAAGGTGAGTTTGGGAGATATTAAACTCAATGCTGGCGTGCCGATTATTGACACCACTAAGGAGAAGAAGGGTTTATTAAAGCGTACTGAAAAGCCAGAAAAGGCCGCTGAAGAACAAGCTCTGGTGGCAACACGTGATCCAAATTGGCAAGCCCCAAGCCTGGATTTATTAGAGAAGAACGAAGGCGGTGCGGATGCTGGCGATACGAGACAAAATGCTCAGATTATTCATGATACACTATCCGAATTTAACATTGATGCAGCAATGGGTGATATAAACGTTGGTCCAAAGGTGACGCAGTATACCCTAAGGCCACCAAGTGGTGTGAAATTGACGCGAATTACTGCGCTAGAGACAAATATTGCGCTTAATTTGGCGGCCCAAAGTCTGAGGATTGAAGCACCAATTCCTGGCCAGAAGGCGGTGGGAATTGAGGTGCCAAACCGTAAGGCAGCTGAGGTGCGGCTGTATAGCACATTAGTTTCAAAGCAGTGGACGGCGTCGCGCGATCCGCTCAGCTTTACGATTGGTAAGGATATTTCTGGGCAAGTCGTGGTTGGTGAGCTGGGAAAGATGCCGCACTTGCTAATTGCTGGGCAAACTGGCTCTGGTAAGTCAGTGATGATTAATACGCTACTGACGAGTTTATTGTATCGCAATAGTCCGAGTGACATGAAGCTGATTTTGGTTGACCCGAAGCAGGTGGAAATGGCGCCATATGAGGATATTCCGCACTTGCTGACTCCAGTGATTACTGAGCCAGAAAAGACTATTTCAGCTTTGAAATGGGCAGTTAATGAAATGGAGCGGCGCTATAAATTATTAGCGACAGAGAAGATCCGTAATATTAAGGATTACAATAAGAGGCTACAATCACGAGCGAAAAAGATTGCTATTGCTGATGAAAACGGTAATGTGCAGGAGCATGAAGATGGTTCGATGCCGTACATTGTGATTGTGGTGGACGAAATGGCGGACTTGATGATGATTGCTAAGAAAGATGTCGAGGCATTAATTGTTCGTTTGGCGCAGAAGGCTCGAGCGGTTGGTATCCATCTGGTACTGGCAACGCAGCGGCCAAGTGTTGATGTTATTACTGGTTTGATTAAGGCGAACGTGCCGGCGCGTATTTCTTTTACGGTAGCTAGCCAGGTGGATAGTATGACGATTTTAGACCAAGCGGGCGCGGAAAAATTGCTGGGTCAGGGTGATATGTTGTTCTATACACCAAGCATGAGTAAACCGAAACGCATCCAAGGTGCCTGGGTAACTGATGACGAAGTAAATAAAATTACTGATCATTTGCGAATGCAGATGGCGCCGCAGTACAACGATGAAGTGGTGGCTCAGCCAGTACAGTTGAACGGTAAGGGCGGTGTAGTGATGGATTTGTCAGAAGGTGGTGATGATAAATTCAAGGATGCTGTGAGGGTGGTAGTTGAGCGACGAAAGGCCTCAACGAGTATGCTCCAAACGCGACTAGGTATTGGCTATCAGCGAGCAGCGCGCATTATTGAAGAAATGGAAGAGCGGGGAATTATCGGTCCGCAGAATGGATCAAAGCCACGTGATGTATTGATCTCTAGTGTCGAAGAATTAGATGAATTGTTGGCGGAATAGTATAAAAGATTGACCAAATAATATCTATATTGTAAAAAAACTTTATGAATGAGCATTTTCCCGGAAGCTATGACTTAGCTCCTGACCAAGATACTCTTGTCTCTATAGTACAAGCAGCAGGTAAAGTTCTTAAAGAGAAGGGTATTGAAGGGCTAGAGAATGGTCGCTATCAAATAGACGATAGTAGTGCTGCTGCGAACATTTTTACATGTAAACTATCGCCAGAAATAGTACATCATATTTTTTCAATTCCACTAGAAACCATTCGCGTTTCTTCGGACGGTCATGCGGAGGGGTGCGAAATAATCTATTTACCAGAATCTATGTTGGAAGATGGCACACAATGTTCTGCTGAATTAGGTTTGTACGTTACTGAGGTGGTAAGTCGTTCAGGTGTCTTACCGCCGCTTTATATAGAACACAGCTGGATTATTAGAGGTTGGAAAGGGCAATGTCTTGAGGGAGAGTATAAGGTCGAATATTCCATAGATGGACGACGAGTAAGTCCGGGTAATCTTGATCTAGAAAGTTTGGATTTGAGAAACTCTGAAGATATCAGAAGATTAATCGCCGACATAAGAAACAACACTCAATCTCTTGGTGTTGACGATATAGACACTATCTATAGGCTAATTGACAAGATATCGCAGAGTGGGGTATAATACAGGCGAATATTAACCTAAGCTTACGTGAGACAGCGTAAGCATCCGTAAATGGATTCCAGAGGAGGAAGCATGAACGAATACGAACTAACCGTTCTTATTCATCCGGATTTAGAGTCTAATCTAGATTCAGCGTTGGATAAGGTACGTGGTTTAATCACCGATAACGGCGGTGAAATTACTAAAGAAGATAACTGGGGCAAGAAAAAATTGGCCTATACCATCAAGCGTGAAGACTTTGCAATTTACGTTTGTTTTGAGGTAAAACTGCCAGCGCCAGCTTTATTGAAGATTTCTAACACGCTTAACATTACCGACGAAGTATTGCGCTACCTATTGGTAAAAACTGATGAAAAAACTCGTCAGGCATTAAGCGAGCAAAAAGCACGCAACGAAGAAGCTGATTCAAGCGAATCAAATAAATAAGCCTAACTGCCGCAAGGTAAAAGAGGGGATAGAATATGGCACGAAGCATCAATCAAGTAATTTTACTGGGTAGATTGACACGCGATCCAGAGCAGCGAACAACGGCTTCTGGAAAGAACGTAGTTAGTTTTAGTATCGCGGTTGATCGACCAACCCAAGATGATCAGGCGGACTTTTTCAATATTACCGCTTGGGATAAACTTGGTGATTTGGTGATGCAATATTTGAGTAAGGGTCGTCGGGTTCTAGTCCAAGGGCGACTGCGGCAAGATAGTTGGGAAGATAAGGAAACTGGCAAAAGACAGAGTCGAATTGAAGTTACTGCTTCAGACGTAACATTTTTAGACGGTCCGAATAATGACAATTCTGGTTCTGCTGCGCCAAAAACTACTAAAAAAGAGGAAGTTGTGACGGAGATTGACGATAAGCCAATTGACCTGAGCGAAATTCCATTCTAATAAGGAGATAATAATGGCACAATTGAAGAAAAATCCACCGATTATTTTTGACTACAAAGACGTAAAGACTTTGCAGCGCTACATCAATGTTTATGGTCAAATCGAGCCGATTAGCAAGACTGGCTTAAGCGAAAAGCAGCAGAGAAGTTTGGCAGTGGCAATTAAGCGCGCTCGTCATTTGGCGCTATTGCCTTTTGTGGCTAGCAACTAGCAATATTTAAACAGCATATCTCGTTGCTACTACATATTTGGCGGCGAGATATTTTATTGGAAAGGAATATGTATGTATCAGCCAACTGATTTGAAAAAAGGCGTAGTTTGCCAAATTGACGGCAAGCCATATCGCGTCGTAGAATACGGTCAAAAAGTTATGGGTCGTGGTGGCTCAATCGTTAATGTGAAGCTGAAGAACTTGATTGACGGTAGTGTTATTCCGAAGACATTTAAAGGGCAGGAGCGAATCGAAGCTGCTGAGGTTAATAATAAGACTGCGCAATATCTGTATAACGATGGCGATAAATTCTACTTTATGGATCCTGTTAGTTTTGAGCAGTTTGAATTGGCGGCGGAGATTGTGGATGATGCTAGCAAATACTTGAAGGAAGGCGACGAGTTAAATCTGCAATTCTTTGACGGGCGAGTAATTAACGTTGAGCTACCAAAGAATAAATATTTGGAAGTTACTTATACTGAGGATGTAGTGAAGGGTGACACAACTTCGTCTGTCTTAAAAGACGCAACGCTAGAAACTGGTTTGGTAGTGAAGGTTCCGGCGTTTATTAAGCAGGGTGATATTATTAGTGTCGATACATCAACTGGCGAGTATCGCGAACGAAAGAAGTAGCGGTCCTTCAGATGAAACAGCGATTAGACAAGGTTCTGGTCGAGCGCGGGCTAGCGTCAACACGTTCTCAGGCGGATAATTTTATTCGCTTGGGTTACGTTTATTTGAATAAAAAAATTGCTCAAAAATCAGGGGCAATGGTATCTGATACTGATACGATAACGCTAAAAAAGATGGAGACTTATGTGTCGCGAGCGGGCTTAAAACTGGCTAGCGTAGCCAAATATTTTAAGCTTAATTTTCAAGATAAAACAGTATTAGATATTGGCTCAAGTACTGGTGGTTTTACCGACTATTCACTGCGTCATGGTGCTAGGAAAGTTTTTGCCGTTGACGTTGGTACTGACCAACTTCATCTAAGCTTGCGGACGAACCCAAAGATTATCCTTCACGAAAAAACTGATATTCGTGATTTTTGCACAGATGAAGTGATCGATGTGATTGTGGGGGATGTGTCATTTATATCGCTACGGGAGATTTTGCCACATGTAGCTAAAGAACTAATGAATAAAAATACCATACTTATTGCCATGGTAAAGCCGCAATTTGAAGCAGGGCGACATCAAACTAATAAAGGCATTATTAAAAACGATAAGGTGCGACGGCAGATCTTAACTGATTTTGAAAATTGGGCAAAAA
Encoded here:
- a CDS encoding single-stranded DNA-binding protein, translating into MARSINQVILLGRLTRDPEQRTTASGKNVVSFSIAVDRPTQDDQADFFNITAWDKLGDLVMQYLSKGRRVLVQGRLRQDSWEDKETGKRQSRIEVTASDVTFLDGPNNDNSGSAAPKTTKKEEVVTEIDDKPIDLSEIPF
- the rpsR gene encoding 30S ribosomal protein S18, which gives rise to MAQLKKNPPIIFDYKDVKTLQRYINVYGQIEPISKTGLSEKQQRSLAVAIKRARHLALLPFVASN
- a CDS encoding TlyA family RNA methyltransferase; the protein is MKQRLDKVLVERGLASTRSQADNFIRLGYVYLNKKIAQKSGAMVSDTDTITLKKMETYVSRAGLKLASVAKYFKLNFQDKTVLDIGSSTGGFTDYSLRHGARKVFAVDVGTDQLHLSLRTNPKIILHEKTDIRDFCTDEVIDVIVGDVSFISLREILPHVAKELMNKNTILIAMVKPQFEAGRHQTNKGIIKNDKVRRQILTDFENWAKKYFVILDKKDSEVAGSKGNLERFYKLQLAKH
- a CDS encoding FtsK/SpoIIIE family DNA translocase encodes the protein MAKKRKSTKKSTPTKPQHSLPVGFWSQVGAVLLILLSLLLVVSWFGVGGPVLQWIDMATIKTVGYTAYTLPILLIYLAVETFRAEENRLPAAVKFAAVLEIVWFSGLFGLLKTSLRPDAGGFVGDILNTATLKMVDSAIAAIFYLVLAFITVLFITQTSPFTVFSKLWQAIKSNSLEDDNNRSIMKQAANPQSTEENKKVSLGDIKLNAGVPIIDTTKEKKGLLKRTEKPEKAAEEQALVATRDPNWQAPSLDLLEKNEGGADAGDTRQNAQIIHDTLSEFNIDAAMGDINVGPKVTQYTLRPPSGVKLTRITALETNIALNLAAQSLRIEAPIPGQKAVGIEVPNRKAAEVRLYSTLVSKQWTASRDPLSFTIGKDISGQVVVGELGKMPHLLIAGQTGSGKSVMINTLLTSLLYRNSPSDMKLILVDPKQVEMAPYEDIPHLLTPVITEPEKTISALKWAVNEMERRYKLLATEKIRNIKDYNKRLQSRAKKIAIADENGNVQEHEDGSMPYIVIVVDEMADLMMIAKKDVEALIVRLAQKARAVGIHLVLATQRPSVDVITGLIKANVPARISFTVASQVDSMTILDQAGAEKLLGQGDMLFYTPSMSKPKRIQGAWVTDDEVNKITDHLRMQMAPQYNDEVVAQPVQLNGKGGVVMDLSEGGDDKFKDAVRVVVERRKASTSMLQTRLGIGYQRAARIIEEMEERGIIGPQNGSKPRDVLISSVEELDELLAE
- the efp gene encoding elongation factor P, which encodes MYQPTDLKKGVVCQIDGKPYRVVEYGQKVMGRGGSIVNVKLKNLIDGSVIPKTFKGQERIEAAEVNNKTAQYLYNDGDKFYFMDPVSFEQFELAAEIVDDASKYLKEGDELNLQFFDGRVINVELPKNKYLEVTYTEDVVKGDTTSSVLKDATLETGLVVKVPAFIKQGDIISVDTSTGEYRERKK
- the rpsF gene encoding 30S ribosomal protein S6; this encodes MNEYELTVLIHPDLESNLDSALDKVRGLITDNGGEITKEDNWGKKKLAYTIKREDFAIYVCFEVKLPAPALLKISNTLNITDEVLRYLLVKTDEKTRQALSEQKARNEEADSSESNK
- a CDS encoding ribonuclease J, coding for MGQRRLATPQKDDAKKRPQSKKSNNAVLNSTTTRKGEVFRAQRRTSENVNLRASQHLIDIPVNKSVYNGYGGEQFSMKMQPKPQRGGQPKLRIIPIGGVGEMGIGKNMNAIEYDDEIIIVDMGFLFPGSDYPGINYITPDITWLEENKHKIKAHVFTHGHLDHIGSFRHFIHRIPAPVYGSKFTIGMLDKSMADADTDFQPDFRVMDPLSHEIVQVSKHFSVELVRVNHSIPDSTAVIIRTPLGVVIDSGDWRFEESPVDGQKFDLERMTEVASKEGVLMFMNESTNCESAGTHTHTEFDIQYSIGQVMDKFSNSRVILSCFSSQVHRLQLILEEAHKHGRKVAFAGFSMIQNLEVALRSGTIKIPKDTVMKMEDIIKLPDSQVTVVCTGSQGEFNAVLSRMATGAHKYMKIKGSDVVVFSSNPIPGNEKNVVRTVDGLMREGSSVIQNGKTHLTGIGPLHLSGHGYYDDHVKLINALNPTYYMPIHGEFHMLVYNARLAEEECGIPRKNIFVCDAGDIIEIDVERQAKKAGRIQAGGVMYDDTGAIVSEVVLKDRIHMSQEGMFVVVLTVQRGTGRLLTSPDIISRGFIYLRDSEELMNMIRQYLKQKAARSFSGKYDLDVIKKEIKDEVTHILYDQTRRTPIVIPVINEVGSLKTVKSTTASASPTAKSTPRNKKSITSVEEPRMTLPTTPRRRFPQRQVPDTEANDTKARERQDFRPY